The Lactuca sativa cultivar Salinas chromosome 2, Lsat_Salinas_v11, whole genome shotgun sequence genome includes a window with the following:
- the LOC111917627 gene encoding F-box protein At4g19940, with protein MSDLIAFHIQEEIIKRLPVKQLIQLRSVSKAWKSMIDSSDFIAAHSSHHTHLQYLLVKYQDPVDTEEKHVSFVDDDTFPKQRFVLTLPSSVQILNLPRLIGISHGLLCLYDNYPKLRTAMAVLWNPSIRKSIAVAVPNEMHVGHETVIGFGVCPVTIDPMIIKITQFNWWYAEKSEINNPWKVKIYTMSSGKWRILSSNLLSKSFRVTFPHVVIDRFIYWCALHKVAIDGRLRSCNVIVSFDMSNESFGVVDLPDSLVAHHTNTQLCISKVRESLVMLKYKNRVCDVWMMEDGVGKSFTKRYTIKAPNGPKKTLGFRKNGNLVMEVKDYLIGPGKLVVYDPNSKHFDDLGICGNGDSFFVNSYMETLLLCDRLDCSSN; from the coding sequence ATGTCAGACCTAATAGCCTTCCATATTCAAGAGGAAATCATCAAACGACTTCCTGTCAAACAATTGATTCAGCTCAGATCAGTCTCAAAAGCATGGAAGTCGATGATCGACAGCTCCGACTTCATTGCTGCTCACAGTAGCCACCACACTCATCTGCAATATCTACTCGTAAAGTATCAAGATCCGGTAGATACTGAAGAAAAACACGTTTCTTTTGTCGACGATGACACTTTCCCCAAACAAAGGTTTGTTCTAACTCTTCCCTCGTCAGTTCAAATACTTAATCTCCCAAGACTCATTGGGATCTCTCACGGCTTGTTGTGCTTGTACGATAATTATCCCAAATTGAGAACTGCGATGGCTGTTCTATGGAACCCTTCAATTAGAAAATCGATTGCTGTTGCTGTGCCTAATGAGATGCATGTGGGACATGAAACAGTTATTGGTTTTGGGGTTTGTCCTGTAACTATTGATCCTATGATCATCAAGATTACACAATTCAATTGGTGGTATGCAGAGAAAAGTGAAATCAACAACCCTTGGAAAGTTAAGATTTATACAATGAGTTCTGGGAAATGGAGAATTCTATCTAGCAATCTGTTGAGTAAGTCATTTCGAGTTACATTTCCTCACGTAGTTATTGATAGGTTTATCTATTGGTGTGCTTTGCACAAGGTGGCCATTGATGGTAGATTAAGGAGTTGTAATGTGATTGTGTCATTTGATATGAGTAATGAGAGTTTTGGAGTTGTAGACCTTCCAGATAGTTTAGTAGCACACCACACTAACACACAGTTGTGTATTTCTAAAGTAAGGGAGTCTCTTGTAATGCTTAAATATAAAAACCGAGTTTGTGATGTATGGATGATGGAAGATGGTGTTGGAAAATCTTTTACAAAGCGATACACCATTAAGGCACCAAATGGGCCAAAAAAGACATTGGGATTTAGAAAAAATGGAAACCTTGTAATGGAAGTGAAAGATTATCTTATTGGACCTGGTAAACTTGTTGTCTATGATCCGAATTCTAAACACTttgatgatcttgggatttgtggAAATGGTGATTCGTTTTTTGTGAATTCATATATGGAAACACTACTTTTGTGTGATCGGTTGGATTGTAGTAGTAATTGA
- the LOC111917691 gene encoding F-box protein CPR1, whose translation MSDQIPFHIQEDIIKRLPVKPLIQFRSVSKAWKSLIDSSEFIAAHSALHTHPQHLLVKYEDLVETEDKYVSFIDDESLLQQRFVPFVPLSVKSLKESIIVGSDHGLLCLYGFHWGPGNSHRNLNYSSTVLWNPSVRKSIVVDMPYILCSGEETRVGFGVCPITNDPKIVEITELRFWVDKESEISKPWKVKVYTLSSGKWRNVSSNLPNRSIRVRWSQVVIDRFIYWRAFQKSTIHTRNLIISFDITDENFRVVDLPDSLAEHSQTELSVCKLRESLAMLQYRTDIGKHVCVVWMMEHGVQRSFTKLFSISAPHGSMTILGFRKSGQPIIEVKDDLSELSDLAVYEPNSEVQINDLEICGRNNLFSVNSYMETLLLLV comes from the coding sequence atgtcagACCAAATACCTTTCCATATACAGGAGGACATCATCAAAAGACTTCCTGTAAAACCATTGATTCAGTTTAGATCTGTCTCAAAAGCATGGAAATCTTTGATTGACAGCTCTGAGTTTATTGCAGCTCACAGTGCCCTCCACACTCATCCACAACATCTGCTTGTAAAATACGAAGATTTGGTAGAAACTGAAGATAAATATGTTTCTTTTATAGATGATGAGAGTTTGCTTCAACAGAGGTTTGTTCCCTTTGTTCCATTGTCGGTTAAGTCACTTAAAGAGTCAATAATAGTCGGTAGTGATCATGGATTATTGTGCTTGTATGGTTTTCATTGGGGCCCAGGGAATTCTCATAGAAACCTTAATTATTCCTCGACTGTTCTTTGGAACCCTTCGGTTAGGAAATCGATTGTTGTTGATATGCCTTATATATTGTGTTCAGGCGAAGAAACAAGGGTTGGTTTTGGGGTTTGTCCTATCACTAATGACCCCAAGATTGTAGAGATTACAGAACTTCGTTTTTGGGTTGATAAGGAAAGTGAAATTAGCAAACCATGGAAAGTAAAGGTCTATACGTTGAGCTCAGGAAAATGGAGAAATGTATCTAGCAATCTGCCAAATAGATCAATTCGAGTTAGATGGTCGCAGGTAGTTATTGACAGGTTTATCTATTGGCGTGCTTTCCAAAAGTCGACTATACATACTCGTAATCTAATCATATCATTTGACATTACTGATGAGAATTTTAGAGTGGTTGACCTCCCTGATAGTTTAGCTGAGCACTCTCAAACAGAGTTATCGGTTTGTAAGCTAAGGGAGAGTCTTGCCATGCTTCAATATCGTACAGACATAGGTAAACATGTTTGTGTTGTTTGGATGATGGAGCATGGTGTTCAAAGATCGTTTACAAAACTCTTCAGCATTAGTGCCCCACATGGGTCGATGACAATATTGGGATTTAGGAAGAGTGGCCAACCCATAATTGAAGTGAAAGATGATCTTTCTGAATTGAGTGACCTTGCTGTATATGAGCCCAATTCGGAAGTGCAGATCAATGATCTTGAAATTTGCGGAAGAAACAATTTGTTCTCTGTGAATTCTTACATGGAAACATTACTTTTGCTGGTTTAG